A stretch of Planctomycetaceae bacterium DNA encodes these proteins:
- a CDS encoding VCBS repeat-containing protein: MQSDLMSDRRRENCFGWPALVLLVSLLSTGCGNQNPKPGVAWTDLHPSTGTVATAEQVRTFCGACHAVPRPESFPREAWYDEVKRGFNFYYDSGRTDLEVPSQASVTAYFQQNATEQLAAPEMPESSVQPLKFRTIDVELETNFERKPLPAFSFIDLVSASDENVVVRFSDMRSGYFGAATLPLAIPSSGTPPVVTANASDRMRVKPDWAIPDRVISPASIRECDLNGNGISDLIVADLGSFLPEDHDRGKVLLIPDGRADNSVVLIDRIGRVADVQVADLNDDELPDIVVGEFGWHSTGGIHVLLATRAFDGADAFEQIQLDQRPGAIHVLPQDMNGDGRLDIVALMSQEFEQVVAYLNQPDGTFSQPEILYAAPDPTWGSSGLLLHDMDNDGDQDILYTNGDTFDSYIVKPYHGIHWLENEGELRFKLHEIAVQPGVHRALPADLDGDGDTDVVSVALLPEKSLAGLEPELRHAIVWFENMNDGQYQRHVLERGEPNYAALVLRDLNGDGRPDILVGNFAGVARDHRVDFRILLNEG; encoded by the coding sequence ATGCAAAGTGATCTGATGAGTGATCGACGCCGGGAAAATTGCTTTGGATGGCCTGCATTGGTGCTGTTGGTTTCTTTGCTGTCGACGGGCTGTGGAAATCAGAATCCAAAACCAGGCGTTGCCTGGACTGATTTGCATCCGTCCACAGGGACGGTCGCGACAGCGGAGCAGGTTCGTACGTTTTGTGGTGCCTGCCACGCCGTGCCACGTCCCGAGAGTTTCCCTCGCGAAGCCTGGTACGATGAAGTTAAGCGAGGCTTCAATTTCTACTATGATTCAGGGCGAACGGATCTGGAGGTTCCTTCACAGGCAAGTGTCACCGCTTACTTTCAGCAGAATGCCACCGAGCAACTCGCGGCTCCGGAAATGCCCGAATCGTCGGTTCAGCCGCTGAAATTTCGGACGATCGACGTTGAGCTGGAAACGAATTTCGAAAGAAAACCGCTGCCGGCTTTTTCGTTCATCGATCTGGTTTCAGCCAGCGACGAAAACGTTGTCGTCCGATTCAGTGATATGCGATCGGGTTATTTTGGCGCTGCGACACTGCCCCTGGCGATACCGTCTTCGGGGACACCACCGGTGGTGACAGCGAACGCATCTGATCGCATGCGTGTGAAGCCGGACTGGGCGATTCCGGATCGGGTGATCAGCCCGGCGAGCATCCGGGAATGTGACCTGAACGGTAATGGAATAAGCGACCTGATTGTTGCAGATCTGGGCAGTTTTCTTCCGGAAGACCACGATCGTGGCAAAGTGCTGCTCATCCCGGACGGCAGAGCCGACAATTCGGTTGTGTTAATCGACAGGATCGGCCGTGTTGCAGATGTACAGGTGGCCGATCTGAATGATGACGAACTGCCGGATATCGTTGTCGGGGAGTTTGGATGGCATTCAACAGGTGGCATCCATGTCCTCCTGGCGACGCGGGCTTTTGATGGCGCGGATGCATTTGAGCAGATACAACTGGATCAGCGTCCGGGAGCCATTCACGTTCTTCCGCAGGACATGAACGGCGATGGCCGCCTGGATATCGTTGCGTTGATGAGTCAGGAATTTGAACAGGTTGTCGCCTATCTGAATCAGCCCGACGGTACCTTCAGTCAACCTGAGATCCTTTATGCGGCACCCGATCCCACGTGGGGGTCAAGCGGTCTCTTGCTGCACGACATGGATAACGACGGTGATCAGGATATCCTGTACACGAACGGAGATACGTTTGATTCCTATATCGTGAAGCCGTACCACGGTATTCACTGGCTGGAAAATGAAGGCGAACTGAGATTTAAGCTGCACGAAATCGCGGTGCAACCGGGCGTGCATCGCGCGCTGCCAGCCGATCTGGATGGCGATGGGGATACAGACGTCGTATCGGTTGCGTTGCTTCCGGAAAAGAGCCTTGCGGGGCTTGAACCGGAATTGCGCCATGCCATCGTCTGGTTCGAGAACATGAACGATGGACAATACCAGCGACACGTGCTGGAACGGGGAGAACCGAATTACGCTGCTCTGGTTCTTCGTGATCTGAACGGTGATGGTCGCCCCGATATTCTGGTGGGGAACTTTGCAGGTGTTGCCCGGGATCATCGGGTCGATTTTCGCATCCTTCTGAATGAAGGATAA
- a CDS encoding lysophospholipid acyltransferase family protein, with amino-acid sequence MPSLLVTDSKYEFVPPHEGRIWPRILSWLAPGYLRRKYAVTEVEVRGAESLKQLHDQGHGILLAPNHCRMSDAIVLQSLSRQAELPFYVMASSHLFRGEKSLAWVLRRLGAFSVNREGIDRQALQKAIDILLEGLRPLVIFPEGALSQANDRLNALQEGVSFVARSAASKLEKSDNATEGFKRKVLIVPVAIRYLYRGNIEATAGDILSSIERRLSWKPFQSEDLVTRIYRVGNALLGLKELEFLGSTQSGELSDRLNHLMNHLLVPLETEWLNGPRDGSVIGRVKELRKAILPAMIDGELSPEEMNRRWKQLDDASFAQSLSLYPPQYVAGRPSVDRILETVERFNEHLNGDESAHGPMKAVVQVGQPIEVSAKRDRSVAGDPVMEAIERALNELLSQTASESPLYSASASIRADVHNVDTPDRLSR; translated from the coding sequence ATGCCCTCTCTGTTAGTGACTGATTCGAAGTATGAGTTTGTGCCGCCGCATGAAGGCCGTATCTGGCCGCGGATTCTCAGTTGGCTGGCTCCCGGCTATCTTCGGCGAAAGTATGCCGTCACCGAGGTCGAAGTACGCGGTGCCGAATCACTGAAGCAACTGCACGATCAGGGGCATGGCATTCTGCTGGCACCAAATCACTGTCGTATGTCTGATGCGATTGTACTGCAGAGTCTTTCACGCCAGGCCGAATTGCCGTTTTATGTGATGGCCAGTTCGCATTTATTTCGAGGCGAAAAATCACTTGCCTGGGTCCTCAGACGGCTCGGTGCTTTCAGCGTGAACCGTGAGGGGATTGATCGTCAGGCTTTGCAGAAAGCCATCGATATTCTGCTCGAAGGACTTCGGCCTCTGGTCATCTTTCCGGAAGGGGCGTTAAGTCAGGCCAATGACCGGTTGAACGCGTTGCAGGAGGGCGTTTCGTTTGTTGCAAGATCTGCAGCATCGAAGCTGGAGAAATCGGACAACGCAACAGAAGGCTTCAAAAGGAAGGTCTTGATTGTTCCTGTTGCCATTCGTTATCTCTATCGGGGCAATATTGAAGCGACGGCTGGTGACATTCTTTCCAGCATTGAACGCCGTCTGTCGTGGAAACCATTCCAGAGCGAGGACCTGGTGACTCGGATTTATCGAGTTGGTAATGCTCTGCTTGGCCTGAAAGAACTGGAGTTCCTGGGGTCTACCCAGTCCGGTGAACTCAGCGATCGGCTGAATCACCTGATGAATCATCTGCTGGTTCCACTGGAAACAGAATGGTTGAATGGCCCCCGGGACGGTTCCGTCATTGGACGCGTGAAGGAATTGAGGAAGGCAATCCTGCCAGCCATGATCGACGGCGAATTGTCGCCGGAAGAGATGAATCGACGGTGGAAGCAGCTCGACGATGCCAGCTTCGCCCAGTCACTGAGTCTTTATCCTCCCCAATACGTGGCGGGCAGGCCATCTGTCGATCGGATTCTTGAGACCGTGGAACGGTTCAATGAGCATCTGAATGGCGATGAATCTGCGCATGGGCCCATGAAAGCAGTCGTGCAGGTTGGGCAACCCATTGAAGTCAGCGCGAAGCGAGATCGTTCGGTTGCAGGGGATCCTGTGATGGAAGCGATAGAGCGAGCACTGAACGAATTATTAAGTCAGACAGCGTCGGAATCACCACTCTATTCTGCATCTGCCTCTATTCGGGCAGATGTTCACAACGTCGATACTCCAGACAGGCTATCCAGATGA
- a CDS encoding Xaa-Pro peptidase family protein — protein sequence MLTHNGCKERCRKLWSHIPGNAQWLLIGDPRHVQYFSNFRVNPISFSADQRSLLLLTRAGSAILLTDNFTKRSATVEYFVDQEIVIPWYTHKYSVTNRDDSLCAALQDVEDIWSSSPGILEPEGVSEMVAATVAEQAEWQLVDVQTNQPGTLGDIIRKLRRVKHADEIELLRRCMKAGEAGHAQAFEVVREGVSEFEVYLEVQKAAQQAAGCPCIVYGDFRATNADLHKAGGHPTDYRLKSGDLFILDYSVVIHGYRSDFTNTICVGTPSTQQIKQFDACQEALNQAASLLKEGMRCRDIWAAASEVLERWGFGPLAHHAGHGLGMEHPEPPVLVSESNDTLMAGDVVTLEPGCYIPGVGGMRFEHNYLISETGSEQLSHHHIGLQR from the coding sequence ATGCTTACGCATAACGGTTGTAAAGAACGCTGCAGGAAACTCTGGAGCCACATTCCGGGCAATGCTCAGTGGCTGCTAATCGGTGACCCTCGGCACGTTCAGTACTTCAGCAATTTTCGGGTCAACCCAATCAGTTTCTCGGCAGATCAACGATCTCTGCTTCTGTTGACCCGCGCGGGAAGTGCCATTCTGCTGACGGACAATTTCACAAAGCGATCCGCCACAGTTGAGTATTTTGTGGATCAGGAAATCGTAATTCCCTGGTACACACACAAGTACTCGGTGACAAACCGCGATGACAGCTTGTGTGCTGCCCTTCAGGATGTCGAAGACATCTGGTCGTCATCACCCGGAATTCTGGAGCCGGAAGGCGTTTCTGAGATGGTCGCAGCCACTGTTGCTGAACAGGCTGAGTGGCAACTGGTGGATGTTCAGACAAATCAACCCGGCACGCTGGGTGATATCATCAGGAAGCTGCGTCGCGTCAAGCATGCCGATGAAATTGAACTTCTGCGTCGATGTATGAAGGCCGGCGAGGCCGGACACGCGCAAGCATTTGAGGTGGTACGGGAAGGCGTCAGCGAATTTGAGGTCTATCTCGAAGTTCAGAAGGCGGCTCAACAGGCGGCAGGCTGCCCGTGCATCGTCTACGGTGACTTCCGTGCGACCAATGCAGACCTGCACAAAGCGGGCGGGCACCCGACGGACTATCGCCTGAAGTCCGGCGACTTGTTTATTCTGGACTACAGCGTTGTGATTCATGGCTATCGCAGTGACTTCACCAACACCATCTGCGTTGGAACTCCTTCGACGCAGCAAATCAAGCAATTTGACGCGTGTCAGGAGGCCCTGAATCAGGCGGCCAGTCTTCTGAAAGAAGGCATGCGATGCCGTGACATCTGGGCCGCAGCTTCCGAAGTCCTGGAACGCTGGGGCTTCGGTCCGCTTGCTCACCACGCAGGACATGGGCTCGGCATGGAACATCCGGAACCTCCGGTGCTCGTATCCGAAAGCAACGATACCCTGATGGCCGGAGACGTAGTGACACTGGAGCCCGGTTGTTACATTCCTGGAGTCGGCGGAATGCGTTTCGAGCACAACTATCTGATTTCAGAAACAGGTTCAGAACAGCTGAGCCATCATCATATTGGCCTGCAACGATAG
- a CDS encoding amidohydrolase has product MLRSSSTGVCFIIFLFVGWWTASSLQADDVPDVVLHHGRVVTVDDEFRIVDAIAIRGDRILATGSNAEILKLARAETQSIDLHGQTVLPGLIDSHVHATGAAVYEFDHPIPPMETIDDVLKYVHQRTKIVKEGEWIVLNQVFITRLRDQRFPTRWELDQVAPKHPVYFRTGPDASMNSLALKLSGIDQDFQIPADQPGKIERDPKTGEPNGIIRASGRFVKPKPTEKTPSFDERREQLRKLLADYNSVGITSIVQRSAGETDVRLFDALRQQGQLTCRSFLCWGVNPSGEWSRVAEQIETAATHPAHEYDNMLWLRGVKVFLDGGMLTGSAWMREPWGLSDIYSITDPQYRGVLNIEADRMYEIARLCLQRDLQITAHAVGDGAVHALIDAYTRVNDNDFSIVGKRPCITHCNFMSEEAIRKMKQLEIVADIQPVWLHLDGRTLLRQFGEDRTAFFQPYRTLFEEGVKVGGGSDHMQRIGSLRSVNPYNPFLGLWTMLTRQPRWTDQPLHPEQIVSREQAIRFYTINNAWLTFEEQQKGSLEPGKLADLIIIDRDILTCDVDAIKETAVNQTWLGGKVVYERSR; this is encoded by the coding sequence ATGCTCAGGTCTTCTTCGACTGGTGTTTGCTTCATCATCTTTTTGTTTGTGGGATGGTGGACGGCATCCTCACTTCAGGCGGATGATGTACCGGACGTTGTACTGCATCATGGTCGTGTGGTGACGGTGGATGATGAGTTTCGCATTGTCGATGCGATTGCTATTCGGGGTGATCGAATTCTGGCGACGGGTTCGAATGCCGAAATCCTGAAACTGGCCCGGGCAGAGACACAGTCAATTGATCTGCATGGACAGACGGTGCTGCCAGGTCTGATCGATTCGCATGTCCACGCAACGGGAGCGGCAGTTTACGAATTTGACCATCCGATCCCTCCGATGGAAACCATCGATGATGTGCTGAAATACGTCCATCAGCGCACAAAGATCGTGAAGGAAGGAGAATGGATCGTCCTCAATCAGGTTTTCATCACCCGGCTGCGTGATCAGCGATTTCCAACACGATGGGAACTGGATCAGGTCGCTCCGAAACACCCGGTGTATTTTCGCACCGGCCCGGACGCATCCATGAATTCCCTGGCACTGAAGCTCAGCGGAATTGATCAGGACTTCCAGATCCCGGCAGATCAACCTGGAAAAATCGAACGGGATCCCAAAACAGGTGAACCCAACGGGATCATTCGCGCGTCCGGGCGTTTTGTAAAACCAAAGCCCACAGAGAAGACGCCTTCCTTCGACGAAAGACGCGAGCAGCTCCGCAAACTTCTTGCCGATTACAACTCCGTTGGTATTACCAGCATCGTCCAGCGCAGTGCCGGCGAAACAGACGTCAGACTCTTCGACGCACTCCGTCAGCAGGGCCAGTTAACCTGCCGATCATTTCTGTGCTGGGGCGTGAATCCATCCGGAGAATGGTCGCGAGTCGCAGAACAGATTGAGACGGCCGCCACGCATCCGGCCCATGAATATGACAACATGCTGTGGCTTCGCGGCGTAAAAGTCTTTCTCGACGGCGGCATGCTGACAGGCAGCGCCTGGATGCGCGAGCCCTGGGGACTGAGCGACATCTATTCCATCACGGACCCGCAATATCGAGGCGTGCTGAATATCGAAGCCGACCGGATGTATGAAATTGCAAGATTGTGTCTGCAGAGGGATCTCCAGATCACCGCCCATGCTGTTGGCGACGGCGCGGTGCACGCACTGATTGATGCGTACACCCGAGTCAACGACAACGACTTTTCGATCGTTGGCAAGCGACCATGTATCACACATTGCAACTTCATGAGTGAAGAAGCGATCCGGAAAATGAAACAACTGGAGATTGTCGCCGATATTCAACCTGTCTGGCTGCACCTGGACGGCCGCACGCTACTTCGCCAGTTTGGAGAAGATCGGACAGCGTTCTTTCAGCCCTATCGAACGTTGTTTGAGGAAGGCGTGAAGGTTGGCGGCGGGTCAGATCACATGCAGAGAATCGGAAGCCTGAGATCCGTCAATCCGTACAACCCATTTCTTGGACTCTGGACGATGCTCACCCGGCAGCCAAGATGGACCGATCAGCCGCTTCATCCCGAACAGATTGTCAGTCGCGAACAAGCCATTCGTTTTTATACGATTAACAATGCCTGGCTGACGTTCGAAGAGCAGCAAAAGGGCTCGCTGGAACCCGGAAAGCTTGCTGATCTCATCATTATCGACCGGGACATTCTGACTTGCGACGTCGACGCGATCAAAGAGACGGCTGTCAATCAGACGTGGCTTGGTGGAAAGGTCGTCTACGAACGCAGCAGGTAG
- a CDS encoding zinc ribbon domain-containing protein YjdM, whose translation MSELPPCPECKSEFCYEDRNLIVCPECGYEWSTNAPVENTGSDDSFVRDANGNILNDGDTVSVIKDLKIKGSSSVVKVGTKVKNIRLVGGDHNIDCKIDGIGAMKLKSEFVRKA comes from the coding sequence ATGAGCGAACTGCCTCCGTGCCCCGAATGCAAATCTGAATTCTGCTACGAAGACCGCAATCTGATCGTATGCCCTGAGTGTGGCTACGAATGGTCGACCAACGCCCCAGTCGAAAACACCGGAAGTGACGACTCCTTTGTCAGAGATGCGAACGGCAACATACTGAATGATGGGGACACCGTGTCAGTGATCAAAGATCTGAAGATTAAGGGATCATCCTCGGTTGTGAAGGTGGGGACCAAAGTGAAAAACATCCGACTGGTCGGCGGTGATCACAATATTGATTGTAAGATTGACGGCATCGGGGCCATGAAGCTCAAATCGGAATTTGTCAGGAAGGCATAG
- a CDS encoding MFS transporter encodes MTSSGDSIKPNPFDEDVRSNLPDSESFVRQQVKTIGTMYAAYATSMILRMIPTVAGTSIINDEALGIDLDQWGKVLSAGTCGALSGKFICGWAADRFGGRRTFAIALFIASVFVGLFAMSSTLLLFQATFFVTLMAQAAGWPSMTRVILNWVPPRQYGRVWGILSTSSRVGTLTATFVLGSTLTFLSWRQMLWIASGIGLLTACFYAFAMKDKPTTPLPTDDEDSKSGEENPRNANHPFDGLTLLQALPRFAGSLRFWLICGSLMGLTILWDFLLVVPVYMQDTLGLNEASASRAASAFPFGSLISVLIGGFVFDKLDRTSMAWVMAGLLVTATGCLLAFTWLPQLGLSGSAATLTVLVLLFMFGLCVSPCYYIPCSVFSIDFGGPHSGFLVAILDAVGFAATAVFYYFGGGIAQRLGWNAFLFVLVGVCVWSLMTTFFFMRREARAKKSGAVSRC; translated from the coding sequence ATGACGTCTTCCGGCGATTCCATCAAGCCAAATCCATTTGATGAAGACGTCCGGTCGAACTTGCCGGATTCTGAATCATTCGTTCGTCAGCAGGTCAAGACCATCGGCACGATGTATGCCGCTTATGCGACATCCATGATTCTTCGCATGATTCCGACGGTTGCCGGCACTTCCATTATCAATGACGAAGCGTTGGGGATTGATCTTGACCAATGGGGAAAAGTTTTGTCTGCCGGAACGTGTGGGGCTCTTTCCGGAAAGTTTATCTGCGGATGGGCCGCGGACAGATTCGGTGGCCGGCGAACTTTTGCCATTGCGTTGTTCATCGCGTCGGTGTTCGTTGGTCTCTTTGCAATGTCGTCCACTCTGCTGCTGTTTCAGGCAACGTTTTTCGTGACTCTGATGGCCCAGGCCGCAGGCTGGCCCTCCATGACCAGAGTCATTTTGAATTGGGTACCACCTCGACAATATGGTCGCGTCTGGGGAATTCTTTCAACAAGTTCCCGCGTTGGCACACTGACAGCCACTTTTGTGCTGGGTTCGACTCTGACATTCCTGTCCTGGCGGCAGATGCTTTGGATTGCGTCGGGAATCGGTTTGCTGACGGCCTGTTTTTATGCATTCGCGATGAAAGATAAACCGACGACACCACTTCCTACCGACGACGAAGACAGCAAATCGGGCGAAGAAAATCCGAGAAACGCGAACCATCCATTCGATGGGCTGACTTTGCTTCAGGCATTGCCTCGATTTGCCGGAAGTCTCCGATTCTGGCTGATTTGCGGCAGCCTGATGGGCCTGACGATTCTGTGGGATTTTCTTCTGGTGGTGCCTGTTTACATGCAGGATACTCTTGGACTAAACGAGGCGTCTGCTTCCAGAGCGGCGTCTGCATTTCCGTTTGGCAGCCTGATTTCGGTGCTCATAGGCGGGTTTGTCTTCGACAAGCTGGATCGGACAAGTATGGCGTGGGTGATGGCAGGGCTGCTGGTCACCGCGACCGGCTGCCTGCTGGCGTTCACGTGGCTGCCTCAACTGGGTTTATCTGGTTCTGCTGCAACGCTGACGGTCCTTGTGCTGCTCTTTATGTTTGGACTGTGTGTTTCTCCGTGTTACTACATTCCATGCAGCGTTTTCTCGATCGATTTTGGTGGCCCTCACTCAGGTTTTCTGGTGGCTATACTCGATGCGGTCGGATTTGCCGCCACTGCCGTTTTCTATTATTTCGGCGGCGGAATCGCTCAGCGTCTTGGCTGGAATGCATTCCTATTTGTGTTGGTTGGGGTTTGCGTCTGGTCGCTGATGACAACTTTTTTCTTTATGCGGCGCGAAGCGAGGGCAAAAAAGTCGGGCGCTGTCAGTCGTTGTTAA
- a CDS encoding prolyl oligopeptidase family serine peptidase yields the protein MDEYSAPKPSALRPWQPRPMMRFARIGTAVVAILCQMANFAPADGPADNNPVTVRRIPKLGVEVPADREAAMRDQLKRLQAQIGKLRQSRETAVREMLPDVLIFERAVRVALDHQEFFDLKELDRGDALLEEGHARAAELLAGQPTWHTRPGLVVRGYVSRIDHTVQPYGLIVPESYAFSHTVPTRCDLWFHGRGETLSEVNFIWDRMKNRGQFTPDNTIVLHPYGRYSNANKFAGEIDVLEALEDVQKRYRIDEDRISVRGFSMGGAACWQLATHYADRWFAANPGAGFSETPRFLNVFQDETLTPKPWEKTLWNLYDCDKWARNLAHCPTIAYSGEVDRQKQAADVMEEALAKHGIRLRHIIGAGMGHRYDDASKAIVEDVLNTLADKGREVSSHVTFETSTLKYNRMQWIQVNGLKQHFTPAQVEARHFRGKSGESSTFFIEFIALQNVTDVSVSLPAGTISGPTSAADIRWRVRDGEEPRRIMASSDGSVSLRIRLDSAGVWRQVDSDPDGLTKRHNLQGPIDDALMDSFVFVRPTGTAANEAAGKWATSELDRAIEHWRRHFRGDARVIDDTDVTDELAQQANLILWGDPSSNSVMAKIADKLPIQWNKDTITVGDNVYSSANHAPVLIYPNPMNPGRYVVLNSSFTFREYAYLNNARQVPMLPDWAIINLDTPAGTVWPGEVVDADFFDETWQLSSRSR from the coding sequence ATGGATGAATATTCGGCACCCAAACCATCAGCCCTTCGACCATGGCAGCCGCGCCCAATGATGCGATTCGCTCGAATTGGGACAGCCGTTGTCGCAATCCTGTGCCAGATGGCAAATTTCGCTCCGGCGGATGGACCAGCCGACAACAATCCCGTTACGGTGCGTCGAATTCCAAAGCTCGGCGTAGAGGTCCCTGCAGATCGCGAAGCGGCCATGCGCGATCAACTGAAGCGCTTACAGGCGCAAATTGGCAAACTGCGACAGTCCAGAGAGACCGCCGTCCGGGAGATGCTGCCGGACGTTCTGATTTTCGAGCGCGCTGTACGAGTAGCGCTCGACCACCAGGAATTCTTCGACCTGAAGGAACTGGACCGCGGCGACGCACTTCTGGAAGAAGGTCACGCTCGCGCTGCAGAACTGCTGGCTGGTCAGCCAACATGGCACACACGACCAGGGTTAGTTGTACGAGGATATGTCAGCCGGATTGATCATACGGTTCAGCCTTATGGCCTGATCGTTCCCGAATCGTATGCATTCAGTCACACGGTGCCCACCCGCTGCGATTTGTGGTTTCATGGCCGGGGTGAAACACTGTCCGAAGTCAATTTCATCTGGGACAGAATGAAGAATCGTGGTCAGTTTACACCCGACAACACCATCGTCCTGCATCCTTATGGACGCTATAGCAATGCCAATAAGTTTGCCGGTGAAATAGATGTTCTTGAAGCACTGGAAGATGTTCAGAAGCGATATCGCATTGATGAAGACCGTATCAGTGTTCGAGGATTTTCAATGGGTGGAGCGGCTTGCTGGCAACTGGCAACTCACTACGCCGATCGATGGTTTGCAGCGAATCCGGGTGCAGGATTCTCTGAAACGCCACGGTTTCTGAATGTCTTCCAGGACGAAACGCTGACACCCAAACCATGGGAGAAAACGCTCTGGAACCTGTACGACTGTGATAAATGGGCTCGAAATCTGGCTCACTGCCCAACCATCGCCTACAGCGGTGAGGTCGACCGCCAGAAACAGGCAGCCGATGTCATGGAAGAAGCCCTCGCCAAACATGGCATTCGCCTGCGGCACATTATCGGTGCCGGAATGGGTCATCGGTATGACGACGCATCGAAGGCAATTGTTGAAGACGTACTGAACACACTCGCAGACAAGGGCCGTGAAGTCAGCTCCCATGTCACCTTTGAAACTTCCACACTGAAATACAACCGGATGCAATGGATTCAGGTCAACGGGCTGAAACAGCATTTCACTCCTGCTCAGGTCGAAGCCCGACACTTCAGGGGGAAGAGCGGTGAGTCTTCGACATTCTTCATTGAATTCATCGCGCTGCAGAATGTGACCGATGTTTCCGTTTCGCTTCCTGCAGGAACGATTTCGGGACCAACTTCGGCTGCAGATATCCGGTGGCGAGTTCGAGACGGAGAAGAACCACGCAGGATCATGGCATCATCCGATGGTTCGGTTTCTCTGCGGATTCGTCTGGATTCTGCAGGAGTCTGGCGTCAGGTGGATTCAGATCCCGATGGGCTCACAAAGCGTCACAATCTGCAGGGGCCAATCGACGATGCTCTGATGGATTCGTTTGTTTTTGTGCGACCAACCGGAACCGCCGCCAACGAAGCCGCAGGAAAGTGGGCCACATCTGAACTGGACCGGGCGATTGAACACTGGCGACGACATTTCCGAGGTGATGCGCGCGTGATTGATGACACCGATGTCACAGATGAACTTGCTCAACAGGCGAACCTGATCCTGTGGGGGGATCCTTCATCCAACAGTGTGATGGCAAAGATCGCCGATAAATTACCCATCCAATGGAACAAAGACACGATCACCGTTGGAGACAACGTCTACAGCTCGGCAAATCACGCCCCCGTGCTGATTTACCCGAATCCAATGAATCCCGGTCGGTATGTCGTTCTGAACAGCAGTTTCACTTTTCGTGAATACGCTTACCTGAACAACGCCCGACAGGTACCCATGCTGCCTGACTGGGCCATCATCAATCTCGACACACCTGCGGGAACGGTCTGGCCAGGTGAAGTCGTTGACGCAGATTTCTTTGATGAAACCTGGCAACTCTCGAGCAGGTCGCGGTAA